CATTCCTTTTTCGTGGGAAACGAGCTTCCAGTTCTCAAGCTCAATTTCGGGAAAATACGTGTCTCCGGGTCCTGTATAATCGACTAAAGTGATGTACAATTTATTCCACAGGCCTTTTGATTGATTGTAGATCTCGCCACCACCGATGATGAACAATTCTTTTTCTCCATTTTTTTTTGCCAGCAGGATTCCTTCTTCAATAGAATGTGCGATCAGACAGTTGGAGACTATGTAAAAGGGATCTCGGGTTATGATGATATTGGTCCGGTTGGGTAATGGGTTCCCAATGCTTTCGAAACATTTTCTTCCCATCAGAACGTGATGACCTGTAGTGATTTTTTTAAAAAACTTAAGATCAGCAGGCAGGTACCAGGGTATTTGGTTGTTTAAGCCGATGATTTGGTCCCGGTTCATGGCTACTATGGAAGAGATGATCATGTTTTCTTTTTTTTGGTGATCAAATCTTTTTTGACCATTTGATCGTGCAGATCTCTTCGTTTGACTTCGCGATTCAAATATTTTTCAATCATCAAACTGGCCATCGGAGCAGCTACT
The DNA window shown above is from Saprospiraceae bacterium and carries:
- a CDS encoding dihydrofolate reductase; amino-acid sequence: MIISSIVAMNRDQIIGLNNQIPWYLPADLKFFKKITTGHHVLMGRKCFESIGNPLPNRTNIIITRDPFYIVSNCLIAHSIEEGILLAKKNGEKELFIIGGGEIYNQSKGLWNKLYITLVDYTGPGDTYFPEIELENWKLVSHEKGMVDAKNQLGHQFDIYQKI